The following are from one region of the Advenella mimigardefordensis DPN7 genome:
- the galE gene encoding UDP-glucose 4-epimerase GalE: protein MKLLITGGAGFIGSHTVVELQNAGHEIVVLDNLSNSSVASLRRVEKITGKPVAFIEGDIRDRAGLDALFSAHPIDAVVHFAGLKAVGESVLQPLRYYDNNVSGTVTLTEAMAAAGVHRIVFSSSATVYGEPESMPIAETCPVGNPTNPYGRSKLMVERILQDLASSDPQWSVAILRYFNPAGAHESGLIGEDPNGIPNNLLPYITQVAVGKLEKLSIFGSDYSTHDGTGVRDYIHVVDLAQGHLAALNFIQDKTGAHIWNLGTGKGYSVLDIVKAFEEATAVSIPYALSPRRAGDIAECWSDPGKAGRELGWTARRGMSQMMSDSWRWQKNNPQGYRSDGGEQV from the coding sequence ATGAAACTTCTGATTACCGGCGGAGCCGGTTTTATTGGCTCACACACCGTCGTTGAATTACAGAACGCAGGACACGAGATTGTTGTGCTGGACAATCTGTCCAACAGTTCTGTGGCCTCGTTGCGCCGGGTAGAGAAGATCACTGGCAAACCCGTGGCCTTTATCGAAGGTGATATACGCGACCGGGCGGGGCTGGATGCACTGTTCAGCGCACACCCCATTGATGCGGTCGTGCATTTTGCCGGTCTGAAGGCGGTGGGTGAAAGTGTCCTGCAGCCCTTGCGCTATTACGATAATAATGTGAGCGGTACCGTCACCCTGACCGAGGCCATGGCCGCTGCGGGTGTCCATCGTATCGTGTTCAGTTCCTCAGCCACTGTTTATGGTGAGCCCGAGAGCATGCCGATTGCCGAAACCTGTCCGGTGGGCAATCCCACCAATCCCTATGGCCGTTCCAAGCTCATGGTAGAGCGCATCCTGCAGGATCTGGCCAGCTCCGATCCGCAGTGGTCTGTGGCCATTCTGCGCTACTTCAATCCTGCCGGCGCACATGAGTCCGGATTGATCGGCGAAGATCCCAACGGCATTCCCAATAACCTGTTGCCATACATCACGCAGGTCGCTGTCGGGAAACTGGAAAAACTGTCGATATTCGGCAGTGACTATTCCACTCATGACGGCACCGGAGTGCGTGACTATATTCATGTCGTGGACCTGGCTCAGGGCCATCTGGCTGCGCTGAATTTTATTCAGGACAAAACCGGCGCGCATATCTGGAACCTGGGTACAGGCAAAGGTTATTCGGTGCTGGATATCGTTAAGGCGTTTGAAGAGGCGACCGCAGTGTCTATTCCGTACGCCTTATCGCCCCGCCGTGCCGGCGATATTGCTGAGTGCTGGTCCGATCCCGGCAAGGCCGGTCGTGAGCTGGGCTGGACTGCCAGAAGGGGGATGTCGCAAATGATGTCCGATAGCTGGCGCTGGCAGAAAAACAACCCGCAGGGCTATCGGAGCGACGGCGGCGAGCAGGTTTAA
- a CDS encoding glycosyltransferase, translating to MKILFTNFHKRNGGGHVTYILNLLRQFADHDCWLATPGSSRLFRYASALDGVTVRDQTFTSRIGKLIPEVRQLRQLIRQEQFDIIHVNASADHRHVMLACLGLPRQQRPRIIFTKHNDHSVHTIGHRLRAWLGTDAVIAVSHYVAGLFTDSAYVRFPIHVIHHGIDVQYFAPPTRAERRAARQALLGVDDPKQIVFGSTGGTDFEKGWLELVYAIAGLPDALRRRCRIIMAGDPPQDDIIQTILGLQMQDQVIFPGLLDDTRPVLAASDLGFVLSHREALSYAARESMACGLPTIVSDAGGLPENLEHGVSGWITPVQDVTALRTLLAQILPDEATLATVAQHTRQRAEALFNLSVFAHSTMNVYKDVRQGCPRTERGV from the coding sequence ATGAAAATTCTCTTTACCAACTTCCATAAACGCAACGGCGGCGGGCACGTAACCTACATTCTGAACCTGCTGCGGCAGTTTGCCGACCACGACTGCTGGCTGGCCACACCGGGCAGCAGCCGATTATTCCGCTATGCCAGCGCACTGGACGGCGTGACCGTCAGAGATCAGACCTTCACATCCCGTATCGGTAAGCTGATTCCGGAAGTCCGCCAGTTGCGACAACTGATCCGCCAGGAGCAATTTGACATTATCCACGTCAATGCCTCTGCGGATCATCGCCACGTGATGCTGGCCTGTCTGGGACTGCCGCGGCAGCAGCGCCCCCGCATTATCTTTACCAAGCACAACGATCATTCGGTACACACCATAGGACACCGGTTGCGCGCCTGGCTGGGCACCGATGCCGTCATTGCAGTCAGTCATTATGTCGCAGGCTTATTCACCGACAGCGCCTACGTCCGCTTTCCAATCCATGTGATTCATCACGGCATTGACGTACAGTATTTTGCCCCGCCTACCCGAGCAGAACGGCGTGCGGCGCGGCAAGCCCTGCTGGGTGTTGACGATCCCAAGCAAATTGTTTTTGGCAGCACCGGCGGTACTGACTTTGAAAAGGGCTGGCTGGAGCTGGTCTATGCGATTGCGGGCCTGCCCGATGCCTTACGCAGGCGTTGCCGCATCATCATGGCAGGCGACCCGCCCCAGGACGACATCATCCAGACCATCCTGGGATTGCAAATGCAGGATCAGGTCATTTTTCCGGGTTTGCTGGACGACACCCGCCCTGTGCTGGCGGCCAGTGATCTGGGTTTTGTGCTGTCGCATCGGGAAGCCTTGTCTTATGCCGCTCGTGAAAGCATGGCTTGCGGCCTACCCACCATCGTGAGCGACGCCGGTGGCCTGCCAGAGAACCTGGAGCATGGCGTTTCCGGCTGGATCACCCCAGTGCAGGACGTCACCGCATTGCGCACCCTGCTGGCGCAGATTTTGCCTGACGAGGCCACCCTGGCAACCGTGGCGCAGCATACCCGACAGCGGGCTGAAGCCTTGTTCAATCTGTCGGTGTTCGCCCACAGCACCATGAACGTTTATAAAGACGTGCGCCAGGGTTGTCCCCGCACAGAGCGCGGGGTGTAA
- the pgi gene encoding glucose-6-phosphate isomerase has protein sequence MPQWHAYVQAINAAPRVAPAPRIIEAGGMQIDLTAQTYSADVLATASALLEARDFVSARQALFDGAPVNTTENRAAWHTQLRAPRPIEEVAEERKRALEFVRRSDSERRWRNIVHIGIGGSDWGVRLVVGAFGYAGMWRNIRFVANIDGHAVEGGLAGLDPRETLIVVATKSFKTAETLENAKRAIEWMKAAGIAKPLNQVIAVTANPQEAQAWGLQQSQIFRFWDWVGGRFSIWSAVGVAAGLAVGPDVVAGLQSGAKTMDDHFLTAPIEQNAPVQLAMAGIANRSILDYGSLNISAYDSRLANLIPYIQQLEMESLGKSVDRDGQPITVPTGPAVWGMPGTDAQHTFFQWLHQGSDGAPVDFIACQHEDHAWKEHHIQLLAHCLAQREALMNGKSYEQALQESLATGMSEAAARELAKHKVHPGGRPSNLIMMPRLTPFSLGALLALYEHKVFVQGLVWGLNPFDQWGVEYGKVLATDITAELKGAAPQATHDASTRYWIERIRSQME, from the coding sequence ATGCCGCAGTGGCACGCATACGTCCAGGCAATCAACGCGGCGCCCCGCGTCGCCCCTGCCCCGCGGATTATCGAGGCCGGGGGCATGCAGATCGACCTGACGGCCCAAACCTATAGCGCAGACGTACTCGCCACCGCCAGTGCTCTGCTTGAGGCACGTGATTTTGTCAGTGCCCGGCAGGCGCTGTTTGACGGCGCACCGGTCAATACCACGGAGAACCGGGCGGCCTGGCACACCCAGCTGCGCGCTCCTCGTCCGATTGAAGAGGTTGCTGAAGAACGCAAGCGCGCGCTGGAGTTTGTTCGGCGCAGCGACAGCGAGCGACGCTGGCGTAATATTGTCCATATCGGGATTGGCGGCAGCGATTGGGGTGTGCGACTGGTGGTCGGCGCCTTCGGGTATGCCGGTATGTGGCGCAATATCCGTTTTGTGGCCAATATCGATGGTCATGCGGTCGAAGGAGGCCTTGCCGGCCTGGATCCGCGCGAAACACTGATTGTCGTGGCCACCAAATCGTTCAAAACGGCCGAAACCCTGGAAAATGCCAAGCGGGCGATCGAATGGATGAAGGCGGCAGGGATTGCCAAGCCTCTGAATCAGGTGATCGCCGTCACGGCCAACCCGCAGGAAGCGCAGGCCTGGGGTTTGCAGCAAAGCCAGATCTTCCGCTTCTGGGATTGGGTGGGCGGGCGTTTCTCCATCTGGTCGGCCGTGGGTGTGGCTGCCGGCCTGGCAGTGGGTCCCGATGTGGTTGCCGGCCTGCAAAGTGGCGCCAAGACCATGGACGACCACTTCCTGACTGCCCCCATCGAACAGAATGCACCGGTGCAACTGGCCATGGCCGGCATCGCCAATCGCAGTATCCTGGATTACGGCTCGCTCAATATATCGGCTTATGATTCCCGGCTGGCCAACCTCATTCCCTATATTCAGCAACTGGAAATGGAGTCGCTGGGCAAATCGGTTGATCGTGACGGGCAGCCGATTACCGTGCCCACCGGACCGGCGGTGTGGGGGATGCCAGGGACCGATGCCCAGCATACGTTTTTCCAGTGGCTGCATCAGGGCAGTGACGGTGCGCCGGTCGATTTCATTGCCTGCCAGCATGAGGATCATGCCTGGAAAGAACATCATATTCAGTTACTGGCGCACTGTCTGGCCCAGCGCGAGGCACTGATGAACGGTAAGAGCTATGAACAGGCGTTGCAGGAAAGCCTGGCGACTGGCATGTCGGAAGCAGCCGCCCGCGAACTGGCGAAACACAAGGTTCACCCCGGCGGTCGTCCTTCCAATCTGATTATGATGCCCAGACTGACACCGTTTTCGCTGGGGGCCCTGCTGGCCCTGTATGAACACAAGGTCTTCGTGCAGGGTCTGGTATGGGGCCTGAACCCCTTTGACCAATGGGGTGTAGAATACGGCAAGGTTCTCGCAACCGATATTACTGCGGAGTTGAAAGGCGCAGCACCGCAGGCGACGCACGACGCCTCTACCCGTTACTGGATTGAACGCATTCGCTCACAAATGGAATGA
- a CDS encoding sugar transferase, producing MNELIPTRRFDRFFEQLLFSRVFSMVIGWILCVALPYVLMWGPLAVWSPNNGQQTALVVTTVASLLANIAVFRLLTRYPGGRNAALVAPQILAIYLILSLFVLILRQEVSRYLLLASGVASFIWLHVEFMTLQRLKRIKLAAVNLGRAKDLANISSITVRFLQEPDLHGLRYDGVVADFNAIDATWERFLTKCVLNGIAVYNARNLLESLTGRVSIKKMSENDIGSLLPSKNYERLKYLFDVGFVIVSLPIVLIICLITAICIRIDSKGPILFAQTRIGRGNRPFTLYKFRSMVYSKCDDPERFADENDDRVTRVGRFIRCTRIDELPQFLNILKGEMSLIGPRPEQPSFVRQFDEVIPFYSYRHVLKPGITGWAQVRSGYAADIDETQLKIEHDFYYIKNASIALDIYIVFLTVKTVFTGFGSR from the coding sequence GTGAATGAACTGATTCCTACCCGCCGATTTGACCGATTTTTCGAGCAACTCCTGTTCTCCAGGGTGTTTTCGATGGTGATCGGCTGGATTTTGTGCGTTGCGTTACCTTATGTCCTGATGTGGGGGCCGCTAGCGGTATGGTCGCCCAATAACGGGCAGCAGACTGCCCTTGTGGTCACAACGGTGGCATCGTTGCTGGCCAATATTGCTGTATTCAGGCTGCTCACCCGCTATCCCGGCGGGCGCAATGCGGCCCTGGTCGCGCCGCAGATACTGGCTATTTATCTGATCCTGTCCTTGTTCGTGTTGATTCTGCGACAGGAAGTGTCCCGCTATTTGCTGCTTGCCAGCGGTGTTGCCTCATTTATATGGCTGCATGTTGAGTTCATGACATTACAGCGCCTTAAACGCATTAAATTGGCGGCAGTCAACCTGGGACGGGCAAAAGATCTGGCGAACATTTCCTCCATCACGGTTCGTTTTCTGCAGGAGCCGGACTTACATGGTCTGCGCTACGATGGCGTGGTTGCCGATTTCAATGCCATAGACGCGACCTGGGAACGCTTCCTCACCAAATGCGTGCTCAATGGCATTGCGGTGTACAACGCAAGAAATCTGCTGGAGTCTTTGACCGGCAGGGTATCAATCAAAAAGATGTCAGAAAACGACATAGGATCGTTATTACCAAGCAAAAACTATGAACGCCTGAAGTATCTGTTTGATGTGGGCTTTGTCATCGTGTCGCTGCCCATTGTGCTGATCATCTGCCTGATTACTGCCATTTGTATTCGTATAGACAGCAAGGGCCCGATACTGTTTGCGCAAACCCGCATCGGCCGGGGAAACCGTCCTTTCACGCTGTATAAATTTCGAAGTATGGTTTATTCCAAGTGTGATGACCCGGAACGGTTTGCCGACGAAAATGATGACCGGGTCACCCGGGTCGGGCGCTTCATCCGATGTACCCGAATAGACGAGTTGCCGCAATTTCTGAATATCCTGAAGGGCGAAATGAGTCTGATCGGCCCGCGTCCGGAACAGCCGAGTTTTGTCCGGCAATTCGATGAAGTTATTCCGTTTTATAGCTATCGTCATGTCCTGAAGCCTGGCATCACCGGCTGGGCGCAGGTTCGCTCAGGTTATGCCGCCGACATTGATGAGACACAATTGAAAATAGAGCATGATTTTTACTACATTAAAAATGCATCCATTGCGCTGGATATTTATATTGTCTTTCTGACTGTGAAAACCGTGTTTACGGGTTTTGGTTCCCGATAG
- a CDS encoding mannose-1-phosphate guanylyltransferase/mannose-6-phosphate isomerase produces MPKNLIPTVLCGGAGSRLWPISREGHPKPFIRLPDNQSLLQKSFLRGLAIGGVEEIITVTNRELFFQTEDELAELNLRDIQMNYILEPFGRNTAAAIVAAALAATKDHGEDAILLVLAADHLVSDKEAFRQAVIKAIELAENGRLVTFGIKPTHPETGYGYIEANGSDVVRFVEKPEAQVAQEYMDSGRFYWNSGMFCFRADVILRELEICSPDIVSAVKACMAESKTLRGDRQTQLNLDPETFRLVPDISIDYAVMEKSSVVSVVPCDIGWSDIGSWAALGAIGEQDENGNRVEAQAMLHDVKNCYIKSDARFVGAIGLDNLVIVDTPDALLVADKAHSQDVKKIYTQLKKEGNELYKWHRTVYRPWGSYTVLEDSDRFKMKRLEVKPGGRLSLQMHHHRSEHWIVVSGMAKVVNGDREMLINTNESTYIPAGHKHRLENPGVIDLVLIEVQSGEYLGEDDIVRFQDVYGRVE; encoded by the coding sequence ATGCCTAAAAACTTAATCCCCACGGTTTTATGCGGTGGTGCCGGTTCACGGCTTTGGCCAATTTCCCGGGAGGGTCATCCCAAGCCGTTTATTCGCCTCCCTGACAATCAAAGCCTGCTGCAAAAGTCCTTTTTGCGTGGGCTGGCCATCGGTGGGGTGGAAGAAATCATAACGGTTACGAATCGCGAACTTTTTTTTCAAACCGAAGACGAGTTGGCTGAGCTCAATCTGCGCGATATTCAGATGAACTACATCCTCGAACCGTTTGGGCGCAATACCGCTGCTGCGATTGTTGCGGCCGCGCTGGCGGCAACGAAGGACCACGGAGAAGACGCCATTTTATTGGTACTGGCCGCAGATCATCTGGTGTCAGACAAGGAAGCGTTCCGGCAGGCCGTGATCAAGGCGATCGAACTGGCTGAGAATGGTCGTCTGGTCACGTTCGGCATTAAGCCTACCCACCCCGAAACCGGTTACGGCTATATTGAAGCGAACGGCTCCGATGTCGTGCGCTTTGTTGAAAAACCCGAAGCACAGGTTGCTCAGGAATATATGGATTCCGGGCGATTCTACTGGAATTCAGGTATGTTCTGCTTTCGGGCAGATGTTATTTTGCGAGAGCTGGAAATCTGCAGCCCGGATATCGTGTCAGCGGTCAAGGCCTGCATGGCCGAGTCAAAAACGCTACGCGGTGATCGGCAAACGCAGCTCAATCTTGATCCCGAGACATTCCGGCTGGTGCCCGATATTTCCATCGACTATGCGGTCATGGAAAAATCCAGTGTGGTCTCGGTCGTACCATGTGATATTGGCTGGAGTGACATCGGGTCCTGGGCGGCACTGGGCGCAATAGGCGAACAGGACGAGAACGGCAATCGTGTTGAAGCGCAGGCCATGCTGCACGATGTAAAAAACTGCTATATCAAAAGCGATGCGCGGTTTGTGGGGGCAATTGGTCTTGACAATCTGGTCATTGTTGACACACCGGATGCCTTGCTTGTTGCCGACAAGGCCCATAGCCAGGATGTCAAAAAAATATATACGCAGCTGAAAAAAGAAGGCAACGAGCTGTATAAATGGCATCGCACGGTATACCGCCCCTGGGGAAGTTATACTGTTCTTGAAGACAGCGATCGCTTTAAAATGAAGCGTCTTGAGGTTAAACCGGGCGGTCGCCTCAGCTTGCAGATGCACCACCATCGCAGCGAACACTGGATCGTTGTCAGCGGCATGGCAAAGGTTGTCAATGGCGATCGGGAAATGCTGATCAATACCAATGAATCCACTTATATTCCTGCCGGACATAAACACCGTCTGGAAAATCCGGGTGTGATTGATCTTGTCCTGATTGAAGTACAAAGCGGGGAATATCTGGGCGAAGACGATATTGTCAGATTTCAGGATGTATACGGGCGAGTCGAGTAA
- the gmd gene encoding GDP-mannose 4,6-dehydratase → MKKAIVTGVSGQDGAYLSQLLLDKGYTVFGTFRRTSSVNFWRIEELGIQNHPNLHLVEYDLTDLGASISLLNKCEPDEVYNLAAQSFVGVSFEQPSTTAQITGVGALNLLEAIRLVNTKIRYYQASTSEMFGKVQAVPQKEDTPFYPRSPYGVAKLFAHWMTVNYRESYDIFGCSGILFNHESPLRGREFVTRKITDSVAKIKLGQLDVLELGNLNAKRDWGFAKEYVEGMWRMLQANQPDTFVLATNRTETVRDFVRLAFKGAGIDVEFFGKDENETAVDSTTGKVVMTINPKFYRPAEVELLIGDPSKAKAVLGWQPTTSLESLCEMMVKEDLRRNEQGFSF, encoded by the coding sequence ATGAAAAAGGCCATAGTTACGGGTGTGTCGGGACAGGACGGCGCATATCTGAGCCAGTTGCTGCTGGACAAGGGTTATACGGTATTTGGTACCTTTCGTCGCACCAGTTCGGTTAATTTCTGGCGTATCGAAGAGCTTGGGATCCAGAACCATCCAAATCTGCATTTGGTGGAGTACGACCTGACCGATCTGGGGGCCAGTATATCTCTGCTCAATAAATGCGAGCCTGACGAAGTGTATAACCTTGCAGCGCAAAGCTTTGTCGGTGTCAGCTTCGAACAGCCATCTACGACCGCGCAAATTACCGGGGTGGGTGCGTTGAATCTGCTGGAAGCGATACGGCTGGTTAACACCAAGATTCGCTACTATCAGGCAAGCACTTCGGAAATGTTTGGTAAGGTGCAGGCAGTTCCCCAGAAGGAGGACACGCCATTCTATCCGCGCAGTCCTTACGGGGTTGCGAAGCTGTTTGCGCACTGGATGACCGTCAATTATCGTGAAAGCTACGATATATTTGGGTGCAGCGGGATTTTGTTTAATCACGAGAGTCCCTTGCGTGGTCGTGAATTCGTGACCCGTAAAATCACCGATAGTGTCGCCAAAATAAAATTGGGCCAACTGGACGTTCTTGAACTGGGTAATCTCAATGCAAAACGGGACTGGGGATTTGCTAAGGAATATGTAGAAGGCATGTGGCGAATGCTGCAGGCTAATCAGCCAGACACATTTGTGCTGGCTACAAACCGTACAGAAACGGTACGTGATTTTGTACGGCTGGCGTTCAAAGGTGCGGGAATAGACGTTGAATTCTTCGGCAAGGATGAAAACGAAACGGCGGTCGATTCGACAACAGGTAAGGTCGTCATGACGATAAACCCGAAATTCTACCGTCCTGCCGAGGTTGAGCTGCTGATCGGCGATCCCTCAAAAGCGAAGGCAGTGCTGGGTTGGCAGCCCACAACGTCACTTGAATCCCTGTGCGAAATGATGGTTAAGGAAGATCTGCGCCGCAATGAACAAGGTTTTTCTTTTTGA
- a CDS encoding NAD-dependent epimerase/dehydratase family protein: protein MTHDMASNEPKRVLVTGASGFTGQYVTTELKKAGYRVITLGSKPAEGKDCFQVDLLDSEQLTAVVQQSRPDHVIHLAAIAFVAHADARAFYDVNLIGTRYLLQALSMSDHPLTSVLLVSSANVYGNSSAGSLSEQTAPDPVNDYAVSKLAMEYMAHTYRAKLPLIITRPFNYTGVGQESHFVIPKIVSHFRERKSEIELGNLQVWRDFGDVRKVAQAYRQLIETPAAVGHTINISTGKATSLGEIIGICEQITGHSLDVKVNRAFVRENEVQTLTGNSDLLRSLIPDWSPLDIRDTLSWMLTGDDVSSPA from the coding sequence TTGACGCACGATATGGCATCCAACGAACCTAAACGGGTACTGGTTACCGGTGCATCCGGATTTACCGGTCAATATGTCACGACAGAACTAAAAAAAGCAGGGTACCGGGTTATAACGCTAGGCTCAAAACCGGCTGAGGGTAAAGACTGCTTTCAGGTGGATCTTCTTGACAGTGAGCAACTGACCGCCGTTGTTCAGCAGAGCAGGCCGGATCATGTCATCCATCTGGCCGCCATAGCGTTTGTTGCTCACGCCGATGCCAGGGCGTTTTACGATGTCAATTTGATCGGTACACGATATCTGCTGCAAGCATTGAGCATGTCTGATCATCCGCTCACATCAGTCCTTTTGGTTAGCAGCGCGAATGTTTACGGAAATTCCTCCGCCGGTAGCCTGTCGGAACAGACTGCGCCTGATCCTGTGAACGATTATGCTGTCAGCAAACTTGCCATGGAGTATATGGCGCACACTTACCGGGCCAAATTACCCCTTATCATTACCAGGCCGTTCAATTACACCGGTGTCGGTCAGGAGTCGCATTTTGTCATTCCGAAAATCGTTTCGCATTTTCGCGAACGGAAGTCTGAAATTGAACTGGGCAATCTGCAGGTGTGGCGGGATTTCGGTGATGTACGCAAAGTAGCGCAAGCCTACCGGCAATTGATAGAAACGCCCGCTGCCGTCGGTCATACGATTAATATCAGTACGGGCAAGGCGACGTCATTGGGAGAAATCATTGGCATTTGTGAACAGATCACCGGACATTCCCTTGATGTGAAAGTCAATCGCGCTTTTGTGCGGGAAAATGAAGTGCAGACGCTGACCGGCAATTCAGATCTTCTGCGGTCGCTTATTCCCGACTGGAGTCCGCTGGATATCAGGGATACCTTGAGCTGGATGCTGACCGGAGATGACGTCTCCTCACCTGCATAA
- a CDS encoding glycosyltransferase family 4 protein, producing MKVLHIFKTYYPDTYGGIEEVIYQLVTHSADVGVHAEVFTLSKEVPRAIPEDFDGHLVHRIKRNFEFASTTFSWSAFNYFRKLSREFDLIHYHFPWPAMDLLHFYANHGKPSVVTYQSDIIKQKMLLQLYKPLQQRFLSNVQAIVATTPNYVNSSPVLGQYLEKITIIPNGIEPVPLTDAIKERIKYWETTLSGPFFLFVGALRYYKGLDTLLEAATKVPYPVIIAGAGFEEANLKQIARTKGLTNVMFVGAISEEDKHALLYLSYGFVFPSCTRTEAYGIVLIEASMYGKPMITCEIGTGTSYINLDGETGIVVPPRNPEALAGAMEALWQNPALAQQYGQTAKLRYERHFTANQMMQSYAELYRKCLQNGTAPGL from the coding sequence TTGAAAGTTCTGCATATCTTTAAAACGTACTACCCGGATACATATGGTGGTATCGAAGAAGTCATTTATCAACTGGTCACGCATAGTGCCGACGTAGGTGTTCATGCCGAGGTTTTTACGCTCAGTAAAGAGGTGCCTCGCGCGATCCCGGAGGACTTTGACGGGCATCTGGTGCACCGGATAAAACGAAACTTTGAGTTCGCCTCAACGACGTTTTCATGGTCGGCTTTTAACTATTTTCGAAAACTGTCCAGAGAGTTTGATCTCATTCATTATCATTTCCCGTGGCCAGCCATGGATTTGTTGCATTTTTACGCAAATCACGGCAAGCCATCCGTTGTTACTTATCAATCCGATATCATCAAACAGAAAATGTTGCTGCAACTTTATAAGCCGTTGCAACAGCGATTCCTCAGCAATGTGCAGGCAATTGTCGCGACGACGCCCAATTACGTGAATAGCAGTCCTGTGCTTGGGCAATATTTAGAGAAAATAACCATTATTCCTAATGGCATTGAGCCGGTGCCACTCACCGATGCAATCAAAGAAAGAATAAAATACTGGGAAACAACGCTGTCCGGGCCGTTTTTTCTGTTCGTTGGCGCCTTGCGGTATTACAAGGGGCTGGATACGCTTCTGGAGGCGGCCACTAAAGTACCCTATCCTGTGATTATTGCCGGTGCCGGTTTTGAGGAGGCCAACCTGAAGCAGATCGCGCGTACCAAAGGGCTCACGAATGTGATGTTTGTTGGCGCGATTTCTGAAGAGGACAAGCATGCACTCTTATATCTGAGTTATGGCTTTGTTTTCCCTTCCTGTACACGCACCGAAGCCTACGGTATTGTATTAATTGAGGCTTCAATGTATGGCAAGCCTATGATTACATGTGAGATCGGCACCGGAACGAGCTACATCAATCTGGATGGCGAAACCGGAATCGTGGTTCCGCCCCGGAATCCGGAGGCGCTTGCCGGGGCCATGGAAGCACTGTGGCAAAATCCGGCATTGGCGCAGCAATATGGACAAACGGCGAAGTTGCGGTACGAACGGCATTTCACTGCAAATCAAATGATGCAAAGCTATGCTGAACTTTATCGAAAATGTCTGCAAAACGGCACAGCTCCTGGCCTGTAA
- a CDS encoding ABC transporter permease, with product MMSAVWRYRSFILGSVKREFQSKYRNSLLGATWMVLNPLAMIIVYTVIFSQLMKARLPGVTMPFAYSIYLCAGVLTWGLFSEIVSKAQNVFVDNAGLLKKLSFPRLCLPVIVIANGLVNFSIVFGLFTIFIVFSGHFPGVVYLGIFPLLVLLVLFAIGLGITIGVLNVFFRDVGQFFGIVLQFWFWLTPIVYVSNVLPEKVQNYLRYNPMVPIIESFQTIFVHAQWPDWGGLWLVTLETVFLCVIGLRLFRKHVGEMVDEL from the coding sequence ATGATGAGTGCAGTGTGGCGTTACCGAAGTTTCATATTGGGAAGTGTGAAACGTGAGTTTCAGTCGAAATACAGAAACTCGCTGCTGGGCGCTACCTGGATGGTGCTCAATCCATTGGCGATGATCATCGTGTATACGGTCATCTTTTCCCAGTTAATGAAGGCTCGCCTGCCGGGCGTAACGATGCCGTTTGCGTACAGCATTTATTTGTGCGCAGGCGTACTCACATGGGGATTATTTTCCGAGATTGTAAGTAAGGCGCAGAACGTTTTTGTCGATAACGCAGGACTATTGAAAAAGCTGAGTTTTCCGCGATTGTGCCTTCCTGTCATTGTGATTGCCAACGGCCTGGTCAACTTTTCGATTGTGTTCGGGCTTTTCACTATATTCATTGTCTTTTCCGGGCATTTCCCGGGCGTCGTGTATCTTGGTATTTTTCCGCTTTTGGTGCTCCTGGTGCTGTTCGCCATTGGTCTGGGCATCACCATTGGCGTGCTGAATGTTTTCTTCCGTGATGTCGGGCAGTTTTTTGGTATTGTTCTTCAGTTCTGGTTCTGGCTCACCCCTATCGTGTATGTATCTAACGTGTTGCCTGAAAAGGTGCAGAACTATCTGAGATACAACCCAATGGTTCCCATTATTGAGTCATTCCAGACAATTTTTGTGCATGCGCAATGGCCCGATTGGGGAGGCTTGTGGCTGGTAACGCTTGAAACGGTTTTTTTATGTGTCATTGGACTGAGATTGTTTCGTAAACACGTTGGTGAAATGGTGGATGAGCTGTAA